A window of Rubricoccus marinus contains these coding sequences:
- a CDS encoding DUF368 domain-containing protein yields MSDPSWRRAPLRFLQGLLMGSADIIPGVSGGTMALIVGIYKDLIAAIGDGFTAVVTLVRGRPREAWAQLREIPWPLLAPLAVGIGVAIVIGSLIVPELLDTYPIQCRALFFGLVAASLVIPWRERHEHRTWHYAVAVVAALAAFFLVGLPRSGDAADPGFFRIAATAAVAINAMILPGVSGAFLLEVLGLYRPTLEALRSLDVGYVLTFALGAGLGLGLAAKALSWLLDRHHDVTMTVLVGLLAGSLRALWPWVGFAEHTGSDGIVERVPDPSTLLSPNADPALMLGSGVGWAPALGLALLGFGIVAALTYAGRKRLGTGADEPVADLPEN; encoded by the coding sequence ATGTCCGATCCTTCCTGGCGCCGCGCGCCGCTCCGCTTTCTCCAGGGCCTGCTCATGGGCTCCGCCGACATTATCCCGGGCGTGAGTGGCGGCACGATGGCGCTGATCGTGGGCATCTACAAAGACCTCATCGCCGCCATCGGCGACGGGTTCACGGCGGTCGTCACGCTCGTGCGCGGGCGTCCGCGAGAGGCCTGGGCCCAGCTCCGCGAGATTCCGTGGCCGCTGCTCGCGCCTCTGGCGGTGGGCATCGGCGTGGCGATCGTGATCGGGAGCCTGATCGTGCCGGAGCTGCTGGACACGTACCCGATCCAGTGCCGCGCGCTCTTTTTCGGGCTCGTCGCCGCCTCGCTCGTGATCCCGTGGCGCGAGCGGCACGAGCACCGCACGTGGCACTACGCCGTCGCCGTGGTGGCCGCGCTCGCGGCGTTTTTCCTCGTCGGCCTCCCGCGCAGCGGCGACGCTGCGGACCCCGGTTTTTTCCGCATCGCCGCCACGGCCGCGGTCGCCATCAACGCGATGATCCTGCCGGGCGTGAGCGGCGCGTTCCTCCTCGAAGTCCTCGGGCTGTACCGCCCCACGCTGGAGGCGCTCCGCAGCCTGGACGTCGGCTACGTCCTCACGTTCGCGCTCGGGGCCGGGCTGGGCCTCGGCCTCGCCGCCAAAGCTCTCAGCTGGCTCCTCGACCGCCACCACGACGTGACCATGACCGTCCTCGTCGGGCTTCTGGCGGGCTCGCTCCGCGCACTCTGGCCGTGGGTCGGCTTCGCCGAGCACACCGGCTCGGACGGCATCGTGGAGCGCGTGCCGGACCCGTCCACGCTCCTCAGCCCCAACGCAGATCCCGCGCTGATGCTCGGCAGCGGCGTGGGCTGGGCGCCGGCGCTCGGCCTCGCGCTGCTCGGCTTCGGCATCGTGGCCGCGCTGACGTACGCCGGCCGCAAGAGGCTCGGGACCGGCGCGGATGAGCCCGTCGCGGACCTGCCCGAGAACTGA
- a CDS encoding DUF294 nucleotidyltransferase-like domain-containing protein, with protein sequence MALSIASQVADLLASTAPFDSLSDAERASLTEKMTLEIYAPGEVVLEQGEDIHRALYFVAEGLVRLTDAEEDRLVDMRGSGSTFGSYGLMQGGALPFEARAVEQTTCALIAADAFKRLRGENDAFASYFEEDMKRYVRGLDTETDAQGAFLLFDTTLGSVVREGTVAVTPETTVRDAVRQMCAAERDAVVIVQAGAPVGIITEGDVAEKVVAGTADADGPVMALVERPPIALRTEARLFDAVRTMMAHRVRRVVVTGADGKLAGLLSSEDIAHVRGLDPVATTERMERSPTVADLAAIRAESTRRLGRLAGQGVQSEDLLSVTTEVDDQLKERLFHLVEEELRSEWKETRPNDVVDGAWAWLAFGPAGRLESALNVGQDNGLVYDDASGEHAPAYYEELATRIVAALERCGFQPPDEGVTARAEAFRQPLAAWRAAYAHWASAQDADATSRAALCFDLRVLHGDDALGDALIETIREHLPNERLVRVLASGGTNTSLPLSTFNRFETDEGPDGREGIDLRHRVLQPIVQMARAMAVDTDFFRSANTFDRLRHVAESDHKASGVAQSLLPALATLVDLHLREQMAVAERGGTPTDRLDPGRLHQSQQNLLKETLKTIGKAQKDLGKLYGT encoded by the coding sequence ATGGCTCTCTCGATTGCTTCTCAGGTCGCCGACCTCCTCGCGTCCACCGCTCCCTTCGACTCCCTCTCCGACGCCGAGCGCGCGTCGCTCACGGAGAAGATGACGCTGGAGATCTACGCGCCGGGCGAGGTCGTGCTCGAGCAGGGCGAAGACATCCACCGCGCGCTGTACTTCGTCGCCGAAGGCCTCGTGCGGCTGACCGACGCTGAGGAGGACCGCTTGGTGGACATGCGCGGCTCGGGCTCCACCTTCGGCTCCTACGGCCTCATGCAAGGCGGCGCGCTCCCCTTCGAGGCGCGAGCCGTGGAGCAGACCACGTGCGCCCTCATCGCCGCCGACGCGTTTAAGCGGCTCCGGGGCGAGAACGATGCCTTCGCGTCGTACTTCGAGGAGGACATGAAGCGCTACGTGCGCGGCCTCGACACCGAAACCGACGCGCAGGGCGCGTTCCTCCTGTTCGACACCACGCTGGGATCGGTCGTCCGCGAAGGGACCGTGGCTGTGACTCCCGAGACGACCGTGCGCGACGCCGTCCGCCAGATGTGCGCCGCCGAGCGCGACGCGGTCGTGATCGTACAAGCTGGGGCGCCGGTGGGGATCATCACCGAGGGCGATGTCGCCGAAAAAGTTGTGGCCGGCACAGCAGACGCCGACGGACCTGTCATGGCGCTCGTCGAGCGCCCGCCCATCGCGCTCCGCACCGAGGCCCGTCTTTTCGACGCCGTCCGCACCATGATGGCGCACCGCGTCCGCCGCGTCGTCGTCACCGGCGCCGACGGCAAGCTCGCCGGGCTCCTCTCCAGCGAGGACATCGCGCACGTCCGCGGCCTGGACCCCGTGGCGACGACCGAGCGCATGGAGCGCTCGCCCACCGTCGCGGACCTCGCGGCCATCCGCGCCGAGAGCACCCGCCGCCTGGGCCGCCTTGCCGGCCAGGGCGTGCAGAGCGAGGATCTCCTCTCGGTCACGACCGAGGTAGACGATCAGCTCAAGGAGCGCCTGTTCCACCTCGTCGAAGAAGAGCTCCGGAGCGAGTGGAAAGAGACGCGCCCCAACGATGTCGTGGACGGCGCGTGGGCGTGGCTCGCGTTTGGCCCCGCCGGCCGCCTCGAAAGCGCCCTCAACGTGGGCCAGGACAACGGGCTCGTTTACGACGACGCCTCTGGCGAGCACGCGCCGGCCTACTACGAAGAGCTCGCGACGCGCATCGTGGCCGCGCTGGAGCGCTGCGGCTTCCAGCCGCCGGACGAGGGCGTGACCGCCCGCGCCGAAGCGTTCCGCCAGCCTCTGGCGGCGTGGCGCGCGGCCTACGCCCATTGGGCGAGCGCGCAGGACGCCGACGCCACCTCGCGCGCGGCGCTGTGCTTCGACCTCCGCGTGCTCCACGGCGACGACGCGCTTGGCGACGCGCTGATCGAGACCATCCGCGAGCACCTGCCCAATGAGCGGCTCGTGCGCGTCCTCGCCAGCGGCGGCACCAACACCAGCCTGCCGCTGAGCACTTTCAACCGCTTCGAGACCGACGAAGGCCCGGACGGCCGCGAAGGCATCGACCTCCGCCACCGCGTGCTCCAGCCCATCGTGCAGATGGCGCGCGCGATGGCCGTAGACACGGACTTTTTCCGCTCCGCCAACACCTTCGACCGGCTCCGCCACGTCGCCGAGTCCGATCACAAGGCCTCTGGCGTGGCGCAGTCGCTGCTCCCCGCCCTCGCGACGCTCGTGGACCTCCACCTCCGCGAGCAGATGGCCGTCGCCGAGCGCGGCGGCACGCCGACCGACCGCCTCGATCCCGGCCGCCTGCACCAGAGCCAGCAGAACCTCCTCAAGGAGACGCTCAAGACCATCGGCAAGGCGCAAAAGGACCTCGGCAAGCTCTACGGCACCTGA
- a CDS encoding phosphorothioated DNA-binding restriction endonuclease — MSPDDLTRLFSSLTVWENGSKRAPHKPLLLLHALGRFASSEPQLPYASVEGPLAELLVDFGRSQSRPNPHYPFWRLQRDGVWKVIPTEGIVFTASGDPTITSLRTVNPSGGFAPAVEETFRQRPESIADIARLLLDAHFAPTLHEPILDAVGLDLDALGASGAPRQRRKRDRAFREAVLRAYGYRCAVCGFETRVGRTLVGLDAAHVKWHQAGGADEVPNGLALCALHHRLLDRGAYTLAPSSSHEIIVDVAEDAHGGEGFERWLLAYHGRPLAQPVQSGYRVAEPSAAWHRREVFRGPAREPLALEARAGAAQVP; from the coding sequence ATGAGCCCGGACGATCTGACACGCCTTTTTTCGAGCCTAACCGTCTGGGAAAACGGTAGCAAACGAGCGCCCCACAAGCCCTTGCTGCTTCTGCACGCGCTTGGGCGCTTCGCCTCTAGCGAGCCACAACTCCCCTACGCCTCCGTTGAAGGGCCACTGGCAGAGTTGCTAGTGGACTTCGGCCGCTCTCAGTCCCGCCCAAACCCTCACTACCCGTTCTGGCGGTTGCAGCGAGACGGCGTTTGGAAGGTCATTCCGACGGAGGGGATCGTGTTCACAGCCTCTGGCGATCCGACGATCACATCCTTGCGCACCGTGAACCCATCCGGGGGCTTCGCACCAGCAGTAGAGGAGACGTTTCGCCAGAGGCCCGAATCAATCGCGGACATTGCTAGGTTGCTGCTGGACGCCCACTTCGCCCCGACGCTCCACGAGCCGATCCTGGACGCCGTCGGGCTGGACCTCGACGCGCTCGGGGCCTCTGGCGCGCCTCGCCAGAGGCGGAAGCGGGACCGTGCCTTTCGCGAGGCCGTGCTCCGCGCGTACGGCTACCGCTGCGCTGTGTGCGGCTTCGAGACCCGCGTCGGTCGCACGCTTGTCGGGCTGGACGCCGCGCACGTGAAATGGCACCAAGCGGGCGGCGCCGACGAGGTACCGAACGGCCTCGCGCTGTGTGCGCTCCACCACCGGCTACTGGACCGCGGCGCGTACACGCTCGCGCCGTCGTCCTCGCACGAGATAATTGTCGACGTGGCCGAGGACGCGCACGGGGGCGAGGGCTTCGAGCGCTGGCTGCTCGCCTACCACGGGCGGCCTCTGGCGCAGCCCGTGCAGAGCGGCTACCGCGTGGCGGAGCCCTCTGCGGCGTGGCACCGCCGCGAGGTGTTCCGCGGACCGGCGCGCGAGCCTCTGGCGCTAGAGGCTCGCGCGGGGGCGGCTCAGGTGCCGTAG